From a region of the Streptomyces tirandamycinicus genome:
- a CDS encoding AAA family ATPase encodes MTVPETGADTGTEALRPHAEDAFARELQALDRADDRPRPARWRLSPWAVATYLLGGALPDGTVITPKYVGPRRLVEVAVSTLATDRALLLLGVPGTAKTWVSEHLAAAVSGDSTLLVQGTAGTPEEAIRYGWNYARLLAHGPSRDALVPSPVMRAMSGGTTARIEELTRIPADVQDSLITILSEKTLPIPELGQEVQAVRGFNLIATANDRDRGVNDLSSALRRRFNTVVLPLPASAEAEVDIVSRRVGQLGRSLDLPAAPEGIDEIRRVVTVFRELRDGVTSDGRTRIKSPSGTLSTAEAISVVTNGLALAAHFGDGVLRSGDVAAGIHGAVVRDPAADRVVWQEYLETVVRERDGWKDFYRACREVSA; translated from the coding sequence ATGACCGTGCCCGAAACCGGGGCCGACACCGGCACCGAAGCCCTGCGCCCGCACGCGGAGGACGCGTTCGCCCGCGAACTCCAGGCACTGGACCGGGCCGACGACCGGCCGCGCCCGGCCCGCTGGCGGCTCTCGCCGTGGGCCGTGGCCACCTATCTGCTCGGCGGCGCACTGCCCGACGGCACGGTGATCACCCCGAAGTACGTGGGCCCGCGCCGGCTCGTCGAGGTCGCCGTCTCGACGCTCGCCACCGACCGCGCGCTGCTGCTCCTCGGTGTGCCCGGCACGGCCAAGACCTGGGTCTCGGAGCATCTGGCCGCGGCGGTCAGCGGCGACTCCACCCTGCTGGTGCAGGGCACCGCGGGCACACCGGAGGAGGCGATCCGGTACGGGTGGAACTACGCGCGGCTGCTCGCCCACGGCCCCAGCCGCGACGCCCTGGTGCCCAGCCCGGTGATGCGGGCGATGTCCGGCGGCACGACCGCACGGATCGAGGAGCTCACCCGCATCCCGGCCGACGTGCAGGACTCGCTCATCACGATCCTGTCGGAGAAGACGCTCCCGATCCCGGAGCTGGGGCAGGAGGTCCAGGCGGTCCGCGGGTTCAACCTCATCGCCACCGCCAACGACCGCGACCGCGGCGTCAACGACCTGTCGAGCGCGCTGCGCCGCCGCTTCAACACCGTGGTACTGCCGCTGCCCGCGTCCGCCGAAGCGGAGGTCGACATCGTGTCCCGGCGCGTGGGCCAGCTGGGGCGCTCGCTGGACCTGCCGGCGGCGCCCGAGGGCATCGACGAGATCCGCCGGGTCGTCACGGTCTTCCGCGAACTGCGGGACGGCGTCACCTCGGACGGGCGGACCAGGATCAAGTCGCCGTCGGGGACGCTCTCCACCGCGGAGGCGATCTCCGTCGTCACCAACGGGCTCGCGCTCGCCGCGCACTTCGGCGACGGAGTGCTGCGGTCCGGCGACGTGGCGGCGGGCATCCACGGTGCCGTCGTGCGGGACCCGGCCGCGGACCGGGTGGTCTGGCAGGAGTACCTGGAGACGGTGGTCCGCGAGCGGGACGGCTGGAAGGACTTCTACCGGGCCTGCCGGGAGGTGAGCGCATGA
- a CDS encoding helix-turn-helix domain-containing protein produces the protein MTKSTADSTEAAAPPLPSPKERRRLREAKALSEAQLAEALGVTRATVRAWETGRADPRGRKREAYAKLLAAYDAELSSRESEAEEAEEAEEAEDGGGLPPHEPEHAGGAERTDRSEQAGEAGHPGGRRSGSLPSPPEHRPGAGGRAGRPERTGNAATGRAARGTTGGPSSGSPADRSPAPEPAAGGPSGGPTAAAAAAGGPVAVGTAAGYRKAGTSRPGSPAPPPPLEPPRPYPGTPLTRGADERHQDRHRDRDRREDHHQEQAGERRGGQPRRQRGESGDARPPARDGAALTAEQAFDELYARTAAGLARQTLLLTGRESLSREAVERAFHLAWQRWPEVAVDRDPAGWARAAAYEYALSPWHRLRRVHRRPDPVASARPASAAYPGGRTLREALLGLPPSYRRTLLLYDGLGLDLPDTAAETEASTPAAANRLLNARAAVAEQIPELAEPDALQHELSDLVENLATPRLSPAHSVRGGSERRAELWTRAAIGLTVLILGAAAVTMAVTEDHYEPPQAPGEQVGGVPPRYGPEPYSKEDHRLRVQLHSHPGAGPARLVPLAR, from the coding sequence ATGACGAAGAGCACCGCGGACAGCACCGAAGCGGCCGCACCTCCGCTGCCCTCGCCCAAGGAGCGCCGCAGGCTGCGTGAGGCGAAGGCGCTGTCCGAGGCCCAGCTGGCGGAGGCGCTGGGCGTCACCAGGGCGACGGTCAGGGCCTGGGAGACCGGCCGCGCTGATCCTCGAGGCCGCAAGCGCGAAGCGTACGCGAAGCTGCTCGCCGCCTACGACGCCGAACTCTCGTCCCGGGAGTCCGAGGCCGAGGAGGCCGAGGAGGCCGAGGAGGCCGAGGACGGCGGCGGGCTTCCTCCGCACGAGCCCGAACACGCGGGCGGGGCCGAGCGGACCGACCGGAGCGAGCAGGCGGGCGAAGCCGGGCACCCGGGCGGGAGGCGGTCCGGAAGCCTTCCGTCCCCACCGGAGCACCGGCCCGGCGCAGGCGGGCGCGCCGGGCGGCCGGAACGCACCGGGAACGCAGCCACCGGCCGAGCGGCCCGAGGTACCACCGGCGGTCCCTCCTCCGGAAGCCCCGCTGACAGGAGCCCGGCCCCGGAACCCGCCGCCGGGGGCCCCAGCGGGGGCCCAACCGCCGCGGCCGCTGCCGCCGGAGGCCCCGTCGCCGTCGGCACCGCCGCCGGGTACCGGAAAGCGGGCACGAGCCGGCCCGGGAGCCCCGCGCCACCGCCTCCCCTGGAACCCCCGCGTCCGTACCCCGGTACGCCCCTCACCCGAGGCGCCGACGAGCGGCACCAGGACCGGCACCGGGACCGGGACCGACGCGAGGACCACCACCAAGAGCAAGCCGGAGAGCGACGCGGAGGGCAACCCCGAAGGCAACGCGGAGAGTCGGGCGACGCCCGGCCGCCCGCCCGGGACGGGGCCGCGCTCACCGCGGAGCAGGCGTTCGACGAGTTGTACGCCCGGACCGCCGCCGGTCTCGCCCGCCAGACCCTGCTGCTCACCGGGCGGGAGTCGCTCTCGCGTGAGGCCGTCGAGCGCGCCTTCCACCTGGCCTGGCAGCGCTGGCCCGAGGTCGCCGTGGACCGGGATCCCGCGGGTTGGGCACGGGCGGCGGCGTACGAGTACGCCCTGTCGCCCTGGCACCGCCTGCGCCGCGTCCACCGCCGCCCGGACCCGGTCGCGTCCGCCCGCCCGGCCTCGGCCGCGTACCCCGGCGGGCGTACGCTCCGCGAAGCCCTGCTCGGGCTGCCGCCGTCGTACCGCCGCACCCTGCTGCTGTACGACGGCCTGGGCCTCGACCTCCCCGATACGGCGGCCGAAACGGAGGCGAGCACACCGGCCGCCGCGAACCGGCTGCTGAACGCCCGCGCCGCCGTGGCCGAGCAGATCCCCGAGCTGGCCGAACCCGACGCACTCCAGCACGAGCTGAGCGATCTGGTGGAGAACCTGGCAACGCCACGGCTCTCCCCGGCCCACTCCGTGCGCGGCGGCAGCGAGCGCCGGGCCGAGCTCTGGACGCGCGCCGCGATCGGACTCACGGTGCTGATCCTGGGCGCCGCCGCCGTGACCATGGCCGTCACCGAGGACCACTACGAGCCGCCGCAGGCGCCCGGTGAGCAGGTCGGCGGGGTGCCGCCGAGGTACGGGCCGGAGCCGTACTCCAAGGAGGACCACCGCCTCCGCGTCCAGCTCCACTCCCACCCCGGCGCGGGTCCGGCGCGCCTCGTCCCGCTGGCCCGCTGA
- a CDS encoding DUF5682 family protein has product MTAPAASPPRVPGGAGHPDRAWPCDGPLVLGVRHHGPGSARAVLAALDAAEPGAVLIEGPPEANALLPLAADAAMVPPVALLAHAVDDPGRAAFWPFARFSPEWVAMRWALARDAAVRFIDLPAAHSLAADPSWGDEEDAVPGGEPVPRADPIGALAEAAGYDDPERWWEDVVEHRAGADATRRADPEAAGRTGREAAGRAGPEAADRALAPFAAVGEAMAALRERYGHRGRRRDLVREAHMRIQLRAARREFGDEVAVVCGAWHGPALTARSTAAADRALLKGLPRVRTEVTWVPWTHRRLARRGAPPGRGPAEGGGGYGAGIEAPGWYAHLFDAPDRPVERWMTRAAGLLRDEDRMVSSAHVIEAVRLAHTLAALRDRPLPGLGETTDAIRAVLCDGSEVPLALVRDRLTVGDVLGKVPDTAPAVPLQRDLARLQRSLRLGPEPSERELELDLRKDNDAARSRLLHRLRLLGVGWGRPAVGRGSTGTFRETWRLRWEPELYVRVAEAGVWGTTVLSAATAKAESEALSAPALADVTSLAERCLLAELPGALPVVMRAIADRAALDADVGRLAEALPALARSLRYGDVRATDTATLGEVAAGLAERICVGLPPACAGLDADAAARMRARLDGVHSAIGLLPQAAELGGRWADVLRGIVRRDSVPGLIRGRSARLLLDGGRLAGEEAARLMGLALSPGTPPADAAAWIEGFLGGASGGGMLLVHDERLRSLVDGWLASVPAGAFTDVLPLLRRTFSAYEAGVRRTLGELARRGSAAAGPVGEGAGAPGFGSGLDERRADAVLPVLRLILEGERV; this is encoded by the coding sequence ATGACGGCGCCGGCGGCGTCCCCGCCCCGGGTGCCCGGGGGCGCGGGGCACCCGGACCGGGCGTGGCCCTGCGACGGGCCCCTGGTGCTCGGGGTGCGGCACCACGGGCCGGGCTCGGCCAGGGCCGTGCTGGCCGCGCTGGACGCGGCGGAGCCGGGGGCCGTGCTGATCGAAGGCCCCCCGGAGGCGAACGCGCTGCTGCCGCTCGCCGCCGACGCGGCCATGGTGCCGCCCGTCGCCCTGCTGGCCCATGCCGTGGACGACCCGGGGCGGGCCGCCTTCTGGCCGTTCGCCCGGTTCTCCCCGGAGTGGGTGGCGATGCGCTGGGCGCTGGCCCGCGACGCGGCGGTGCGGTTCATCGACCTGCCCGCCGCGCACTCCCTGGCCGCCGACCCCTCGTGGGGCGACGAGGAGGACGCCGTCCCCGGTGGCGAGCCGGTGCCGCGTGCCGACCCGATCGGCGCGCTCGCCGAAGCCGCCGGGTACGACGACCCGGAGCGCTGGTGGGAGGACGTCGTCGAGCACCGCGCCGGTGCGGACGCGACACGGCGTGCGGATCCGGAGGCGGCGGGGCGTACCGGTCGGGAGGCGGCGGGGCGTGCGGGTCCGGAGGCGGCGGACCGCGCGCTCGCGCCGTTCGCCGCCGTCGGCGAGGCGATGGCGGCCCTCCGCGAGCGGTACGGCCACCGAGGGCGTCGCCGCGACCTCGTCCGTGAGGCCCATATGCGGATCCAGCTGCGGGCGGCACGCAGGGAGTTCGGGGACGAGGTCGCGGTCGTCTGCGGCGCCTGGCACGGGCCGGCGCTGACGGCCCGGTCGACCGCCGCGGCGGATCGCGCCCTGCTGAAGGGCCTCCCGAGGGTCAGGACCGAGGTGACCTGGGTGCCCTGGACCCACCGCAGGCTCGCCCGCCGCGGGGCTCCTCCCGGGCGAGGCCCGGCGGAAGGCGGGGGAGGATACGGGGCGGGCATCGAGGCACCGGGCTGGTACGCCCATCTGTTCGACGCGCCCGACCGGCCCGTGGAGCGCTGGATGACCAGGGCGGCCGGGCTGCTCAGGGACGAGGACCGGATGGTGTCCTCCGCCCATGTCATCGAGGCCGTCCGGCTGGCCCATACCCTCGCGGCCCTGCGCGACCGCCCGCTCCCCGGGCTCGGGGAGACGACCGACGCGATCCGGGCCGTGCTGTGCGACGGCTCCGAGGTGCCCCTCGCGCTGGTGCGGGACAGGCTGACCGTCGGGGACGTTCTCGGGAAGGTCCCGGACACCGCCCCCGCGGTGCCGCTGCAGCGCGATCTGGCCCGCCTCCAGCGCAGCCTGCGGCTCGGACCGGAGCCGTCCGAGCGGGAGTTGGAGCTCGACCTCCGCAAGGACAACGACGCCGCCCGCAGCCGGCTGCTGCACCGGCTCCGGCTCCTCGGCGTCGGCTGGGGGCGCCCGGCGGTGGGCCGCGGCTCGACCGGCACGTTCCGCGAGACCTGGCGGCTGCGCTGGGAGCCCGAGCTGTACGTCAGGGTCGCCGAGGCGGGCGTCTGGGGAACGACCGTGCTCTCCGCCGCCACCGCCAAGGCCGAGTCGGAGGCGCTGTCGGCCCCGGCCCTGGCCGATGTCACCTCCCTGGCCGAGCGGTGCCTGCTCGCCGAACTCCCCGGGGCCCTGCCGGTGGTGATGCGGGCGATCGCCGACCGGGCCGCGCTGGACGCGGACGTGGGCCGTCTCGCCGAGGCCCTGCCCGCGCTCGCCCGCTCGCTGCGCTACGGGGACGTGCGGGCGACGGACACCGCCACCCTCGGCGAGGTGGCCGCAGGACTCGCCGAGCGCATATGCGTCGGGCTGCCGCCCGCCTGCGCCGGGCTCGACGCCGACGCCGCGGCCCGGATGCGCGCCCGGCTCGACGGAGTCCACTCGGCGATCGGACTGCTCCCGCAGGCCGCGGAGTTGGGCGGACGCTGGGCGGACGTGCTGCGCGGAATCGTCCGGCGGGACAGCGTGCCCGGGCTGATACGGGGCCGTTCGGCCAGGCTGCTGCTGGACGGCGGACGTCTCGCCGGGGAGGAGGCGGCACGCCTGATGGGCCTCGCCCTCTCTCCCGGCACCCCGCCCGCGGACGCGGCGGCGTGGATCGAGGGCTTCCTCGGCGGCGCGTCGGGAGGCGGGATGCTCCTCGTCCACGACGAGCGCCTTCGCAGCCTCGTCGACGGCTGGCTGGCCTCGGTGCCGGCCGGCGCGTTCACGGACGTCCTCCCGCTGCTCCGCCGCACGTTCTCGGCGTACGAGGCCGGTGTGCGCCGCACCCTCGGCGAGCTCGCACGGAGGGGAAGCGCGGCCGCAGGGCCGGTGGGCGAGGGAGCCGGGGCACCCGGGTTCGGGTCCGGACTCGACGAGCGGCGGGCCGACGCGGTACTGCCCGTACTGCGGCTGATTCTGGAGGGGGAGCGGGTGTGA
- a CDS encoding DUF6350 family protein → MTQTTDRGPVAVAVQGGSSAAALVTSLMRGAIAAGLGLGALAALVTVMWISSPYPDSGPEGALHAAAAMWLLAHGTELIRTETLSEVPAPVGLVPLLLAAMPAFLVYRAARDAVETAEGWRQPSASTTLIGVSCGYLLVAAGAALYCRGGELAADPLSALLHVPVLVVLMAAAGVWTAYGRPFGPPPVWVPGAVRIAVARSWVIVAFRAAGLAIAVLVGGGALLVGISLVGHLDAAQDAFVRLAHDWQGRFALLLLVLALMPNAAVWAASYGLGPGFILGAGATATPLGLAGAPALPPFPLLAAVPLDRTGTPSGLAALVVPVAAGLTLAWFAAPRAESAEPGLRGAGARDAGLPATGTPAGTPAGAAPVSRGETVLTTLLAAVVCGVLMAVLAAASGGALGTGVLAAFGPVWWLTGPAALLWSAVVGVPVALALHAWRFRDADRRLRVPRWEAIKQASGGLMAAIPFPSPAAPSSSASPAFPDSAGGSAPEAPGGAGSLPGAGPGAGITPGADAFPYVAGPADPADPADPADPAGSYRQTVPALPTASAVSPAGTSVPDAQPPSWLAMPAGGPGITGGAWDELPPVLAMPGRAPVGPGMAAAGPGPAARPSPEHSDRAPESAPESTADRPVPMPESTAGMPVPPPDSRADKSVPAVPGPDGAPAAGQPPASGPFGPVGGSGLGSWPGVSGRGAQGPGRSVPPVEPRPEAASPDGDAAP, encoded by the coding sequence GTGACCCAGACGACCGATCGCGGCCCCGTGGCCGTGGCCGTGCAGGGCGGCAGTTCCGCGGCCGCGCTGGTGACGTCCCTGATGCGCGGGGCGATCGCCGCGGGCCTCGGACTCGGTGCACTCGCCGCGCTCGTGACGGTGATGTGGATCAGCTCCCCGTACCCGGACAGCGGACCCGAGGGTGCTCTCCACGCGGCCGCCGCCATGTGGCTGCTCGCCCACGGGACGGAGCTGATCAGAACCGAGACGCTGTCCGAGGTGCCCGCGCCCGTGGGGCTCGTGCCCCTGCTGCTCGCGGCGATGCCCGCCTTCCTGGTGTACCGGGCCGCGCGCGATGCCGTCGAGACGGCGGAGGGCTGGCGGCAGCCGTCCGCGAGCACCACGCTCATCGGTGTGAGCTGCGGCTACCTGCTTGTGGCGGCCGGTGCGGCGCTCTACTGCAGGGGCGGTGAACTCGCTGCGGACCCCCTCAGCGCGCTGCTGCACGTACCCGTGCTGGTGGTGCTCATGGCCGCGGCCGGGGTGTGGACGGCGTACGGGCGCCCGTTCGGTCCGCCGCCCGTGTGGGTTCCCGGGGCCGTGCGGATCGCCGTGGCGCGCTCATGGGTGATCGTGGCCTTCCGGGCCGCGGGGCTCGCGATCGCGGTGCTGGTCGGCGGTGGAGCGCTGCTTGTCGGCATCTCGCTGGTGGGGCACCTGGACGCGGCGCAGGACGCGTTCGTGCGGCTCGCGCACGACTGGCAGGGCAGGTTCGCGCTGCTGCTGCTCGTGCTGGCACTGATGCCGAACGCCGCGGTCTGGGCGGCCTCGTACGGACTGGGCCCGGGTTTCATCCTCGGCGCGGGCGCGACGGCGACGCCGCTGGGGCTCGCGGGGGCTCCCGCGCTGCCCCCCTTCCCGTTGCTCGCCGCGGTACCGCTGGACCGGACGGGGACGCCGTCGGGCCTCGCCGCGCTGGTGGTGCCGGTCGCGGCCGGACTGACGCTGGCCTGGTTCGCGGCTCCGCGGGCGGAGTCCGCGGAGCCGGGCCTGCGGGGTGCGGGGGCCCGCGATGCGGGCCTCCCGGCGACCGGGACGCCCGCCGGGACGCCTGCCGGGGCGGCGCCGGTGAGCCGAGGCGAGACCGTGCTCACCACGCTGCTGGCGGCGGTCGTGTGCGGGGTGCTCATGGCCGTCCTGGCGGCGGCGTCCGGCGGGGCGCTCGGCACGGGCGTCCTGGCCGCCTTCGGTCCGGTCTGGTGGCTCACCGGCCCGGCCGCGCTCCTCTGGTCGGCCGTGGTGGGGGTGCCCGTGGCCCTCGCGCTCCACGCCTGGCGCTTCCGCGACGCCGACCGCCGGCTGCGGGTCCCCCGCTGGGAGGCCATCAAGCAGGCGTCGGGCGGTCTGATGGCGGCGATCCCGTTTCCGTCCCCGGCCGCGCCGTCCTCGTCGGCGTCCCCGGCCTTTCCGGATTCGGCCGGTGGGTCGGCACCGGAGGCACCCGGCGGGGCGGGTTCGCTGCCCGGCGCCGGGCCGGGGGCGGGCATCACGCCCGGAGCCGATGCCTTCCCGTACGTCGCCGGTCCCGCCGACCCGGCCGACCCGGCCGACCCGGCCGACCCGGCCGGCTCGTACCGTCAGACCGTCCCGGCCCTCCCGACCGCCTCGGCGGTGTCCCCGGCCGGGACTTCCGTGCCGGACGCGCAGCCGCCTTCCTGGCTCGCCATGCCCGCCGGAGGCCCCGGAATCACCGGGGGTGCCTGGGACGAACTGCCGCCCGTCCTCGCGATGCCCGGCCGAGCACCGGTGGGGCCGGGGATGGCGGCTGCCGGGCCGGGCCCGGCGGCGAGGCCGTCCCCTGAGCACTCCGATCGCGCGCCGGAATCCGCGCCGGAATCCACGGCCGATAGGCCCGTGCCCATGCCGGAATCCACGGCCGGGATGCCCGTGCCCCCGCCGGATTCCCGGGCGGACAAGTCCGTGCCCGCCGTACCCGGCCCCGACGGGGCACCGGCGGCCGGTCAGCCGCCTGCATCCGGACCGTTCGGCCCGGTCGGCGGCAGTGGACTGGGCAGCTGGCCGGGTGTCTCCGGCAGGGGGGCGCAGGGGCCCGGCCGATCCGTACCCCCCGTCGAGCCGCGTCCCGAGGCGGCGTCCCCGGACGGCGACGCCGCCCCCTGA
- the sucC gene encoding ADP-forming succinate--CoA ligase subunit beta, with amino-acid sequence MDLFEYQARDLFAKHGVPVLAGEVIDTPEAAREATERLGGRSVVKAQVKVGGRGKAGGVKLAATPDEAVARATDILGMDIKGHTVHKVMIAETAPEIAEEYYVSYLLDRANRTFLAMASVAGGMDIEEVAATTPEKLAKIPVDANDGVTAEKAREIVEAAQFPADVAEQVAEILVTLWKTFVAEDALLVEVNPLAKVADGRVIALDGKVSLDANAEFRQPEHEALEDKASANPLEAAAKAKGLNYVKLDGEVGIIGNGAGLVMSTLDVVAYAGEKHSGVKPANFLDIGGGASAEVMANGLEIILGDPDVKSVFVNVFGGITACDAVANGIVQALELLEAKGEAVTKPLVVRLDGNNAELGRQILADRNHPLVERVDTMDGAADKAAELAAK; translated from the coding sequence GTGGACCTGTTCGAGTACCAGGCGAGGGACCTCTTCGCCAAGCACGGTGTACCGGTGCTGGCCGGTGAAGTCATCGACACGCCTGAGGCGGCGCGCGAGGCGACCGAGCGACTGGGCGGCCGTTCGGTCGTCAAGGCGCAGGTGAAGGTCGGCGGCCGCGGCAAGGCCGGCGGCGTCAAGCTGGCCGCCACGCCGGACGAGGCCGTCGCCCGCGCGACGGACATCCTCGGCATGGACATCAAGGGCCACACGGTCCACAAGGTGATGATCGCCGAGACGGCTCCCGAGATCGCCGAGGAGTACTACGTCTCCTACCTGCTCGACCGCGCCAACCGCACCTTCCTGGCCATGGCCTCGGTCGCGGGCGGCATGGACATCGAGGAGGTCGCCGCGACGACCCCCGAGAAGCTCGCCAAGATCCCCGTCGACGCCAACGACGGCGTCACCGCCGAGAAGGCCCGGGAGATCGTCGAGGCCGCGCAGTTCCCGGCCGACGTGGCCGAGCAGGTCGCCGAGATCCTGGTGACCCTGTGGAAGACCTTCGTCGCCGAGGACGCCCTCCTCGTCGAGGTCAACCCGCTCGCCAAGGTCGCCGACGGCCGCGTCATCGCGCTGGACGGCAAGGTGTCGCTGGACGCGAACGCCGAGTTCCGCCAGCCGGAGCACGAGGCGCTCGAGGACAAGGCGTCGGCCAACCCGCTCGAGGCCGCCGCCAAGGCCAAGGGCCTCAACTACGTCAAGCTCGACGGCGAGGTCGGCATCATCGGCAACGGCGCGGGCCTGGTCATGTCGACCCTCGACGTCGTCGCGTACGCCGGTGAGAAGCACAGCGGCGTCAAGCCCGCCAACTTCCTCGACATCGGCGGCGGTGCCTCCGCGGAGGTCATGGCCAACGGCCTGGAGATCATCCTCGGCGACCCGGACGTCAAGTCCGTCTTCGTCAACGTCTTCGGCGGCATCACCGCGTGCGACGCGGTCGCCAACGGCATCGTGCAGGCCCTGGAGCTCCTCGAGGCCAAGGGCGAGGCCGTGACGAAGCCGCTGGTCGTGCGCCTCGACGGCAACAACGCGGAGCTGGGTCGCCAGATCCTCGCGGACCGCAACCACCCGCTCGTCGAGCGGGTGGACACCATGGACGGCGCGGCCGACAAGGCCGCCGAGCTGGCTGCGAAGTAA
- a CDS encoding VWA domain-containing protein, with amino-acid sequence MTGSEATGGSAEAGTAPDERLRRWRLVLGGGPGEGTGRVLTGPDEAMDGALASLYGSGDGKDGRGGGRSAGLEGSAPSVARWLGDIRTYFPSSVVQVMQRDAIDRLGLSALLGEPEMLEAVEADVQLVGTLLSLGEAMPETTRETARAVVRKVVEELEKRLATRTRATLTGALDRGARVSRPRHRDIDWDRTIRANLGNYLPEYATVVPERLIGHGRASRSLRKDVVLCVDQSGSMAASVVHASVFGAVLASMRAITTRLVVFDTAVVDLTDRLDDPVDVLFGARLGGGTDIDRALAYCQSQITRPADTVVVLISDLHEGGVRGGMLKRVASMKASGVQFVALLALSDEGAPAYDRDHAAALAALGAPAFACTPDLFPDVMAAAIEKRPLPVPAVI; translated from the coding sequence GTGACCGGGTCGGAGGCGACGGGCGGCTCGGCGGAAGCGGGGACGGCGCCCGACGAGCGGCTGAGGCGCTGGCGGCTGGTGCTCGGCGGCGGGCCGGGGGAGGGCACGGGCCGCGTCCTGACGGGCCCGGACGAGGCCATGGACGGGGCGCTGGCCTCACTCTACGGAAGCGGCGACGGCAAGGACGGGCGCGGCGGCGGGCGTTCGGCCGGGCTGGAGGGCTCCGCGCCCTCCGTCGCACGGTGGCTGGGCGACATCCGCACGTACTTCCCGAGTTCCGTCGTCCAGGTCATGCAGCGGGACGCCATCGACCGGCTCGGGCTGTCCGCGCTGCTGGGGGAACCCGAGATGCTGGAGGCCGTCGAGGCGGACGTCCAGCTCGTCGGCACGCTGCTGTCGCTCGGCGAGGCGATGCCGGAGACCACCAGGGAGACCGCCCGTGCGGTCGTCCGGAAAGTCGTCGAAGAGCTGGAGAAGCGGCTGGCGACCCGCACCCGCGCCACGCTCACGGGCGCGCTCGACCGCGGCGCGCGTGTCAGCCGGCCCCGGCACCGGGACATCGACTGGGACCGCACGATCCGGGCGAACCTGGGGAACTACCTGCCCGAGTACGCCACGGTGGTGCCCGAGCGGCTCATCGGCCACGGCCGCGCCTCCCGGTCCCTGCGGAAGGACGTCGTGCTGTGCGTCGACCAGTCCGGGTCGATGGCGGCATCCGTCGTCCACGCCTCGGTGTTCGGCGCGGTGCTCGCCTCGATGCGGGCGATCACGACCCGGCTCGTCGTCTTCGACACCGCGGTCGTCGATCTGACGGATCGCCTGGACGACCCCGTGGACGTCCTCTTCGGCGCCCGGCTCGGCGGCGGCACGGACATCGACCGTGCGCTCGCCTACTGCCAGTCCCAGATCACCCGGCCGGCCGACACCGTCGTCGTGCTGATCAGCGATCTCCACGAGGGCGGTGTGCGCGGCGGGATGCTGAAGCGGGTCGCGTCGATGAAGGCGTCGGGGGTGCAGTTCGTCGCCCTGCTGGCCCTCTCGGACGAGGGAGCGCCCGCGTACGACCGTGATCACGCGGCGGCGCTGGCGGCCCTGGGCGCGCCCGCGTTCGCGTGCACCCCCGACCTCTTCCCCGACGTCATGGCGGCCGCGATCGAGAAGCGGCCGCTTCCGGTTCCGGCGGTCATATGA
- the sucD gene encoding succinate--CoA ligase subunit alpha, with protein sequence MAIFLTKESKVIVQGMTGSEGQKHTRRMLASGTNIVGGVNPRKAGTTVDFDGSEIPVFGSVKEAVEKTGADVTVIFVPEKFTKDAVIEAIDAEIGLAVVITEGVAVHDTAQFWAYAGAKGNKTRIIGPNCPGLITPGQSNAGIIPADITKPGRIGLVSKSGTLTYQMMYELRDIGFSSCVGIGGDPIIGTTHIDALAAFEADPDTDLIVMIGEIGGDAEERAADFIKANVTKPVVGYVAGFTAPEGKTMGHAGAIVSGSSGTAQAKKEALEAAGVKVGKTPTETAKLAREILLG encoded by the coding sequence ATGGCTATCTTCCTCACCAAGGAATCCAAGGTCATCGTCCAGGGCATGACCGGCTCCGAGGGCCAGAAGCACACCAGGCGCATGCTGGCCTCCGGCACGAACATCGTCGGTGGCGTGAACCCGCGCAAGGCGGGCACCACCGTCGACTTCGACGGGTCGGAGATCCCGGTCTTCGGATCGGTCAAGGAGGCCGTCGAGAAGACCGGCGCCGACGTCACCGTCATCTTCGTGCCGGAGAAGTTCACCAAGGACGCGGTCATCGAGGCGATCGACGCCGAGATCGGCCTCGCCGTCGTGATCACCGAGGGCGTCGCGGTCCACGACACCGCGCAGTTCTGGGCGTACGCCGGCGCCAAGGGCAACAAGACCCGCATCATCGGCCCGAACTGCCCGGGCCTCATCACCCCCGGCCAGTCCAACGCCGGCATCATCCCGGCCGACATCACCAAGCCCGGCCGCATCGGTCTCGTGTCCAAGTCCGGCACGCTGACCTACCAGATGATGTACGAGCTCCGCGACATCGGCTTCAGCTCCTGCGTCGGCATCGGCGGTGACCCGATCATCGGCACCACCCACATCGACGCCCTGGCGGCCTTCGAGGCCGACCCGGACACCGACCTGATCGTGATGATCGGCGAGATCGGCGGCGACGCCGAGGAGCGTGCGGCCGACTTCATCAAGGCCAACGTCACCAAGCCGGTGGTCGGTTACGTCGCGGGCTTCACCGCCCCCGAGGGCAAGACCATGGGCCACGCCGGCGCCATCGTCTCCGGCTCCTCCGGCACCGCCCAGGCCAAGAAGGAGGCCCTGGAGGCCGCGGGCGTGAAGGTCGGCAAGACCCCGACCGAGACCGCCAAGCTGGCGCGGGAGATCCTGCTCGGCTGA